From the genome of Motacilla alba alba isolate MOTALB_02 chromosome 13, Motacilla_alba_V1.0_pri, whole genome shotgun sequence, one region includes:
- the LOC119706561 gene encoding proton-coupled amino acid transporter 1-like — translation MSTRRLRSEDYNDYSSTDVTPEGSPPDGMNGFAHPESYQRFGETNGTTWYQTLIHLLKGNIGTGLLGLPLAVKNAGILLGPLSLLVMGVVAVHCMGILVKCAHHFCNRFQKQFVDYGGAVMYGLEATPSACLRTHAIWGRRIVGLFLIITQLGFCCVYFVFLADNLKQVVSAANGTTNDCSPNRTVVMTPTMDSRLYMLSILPFVVLLTFIQNLKVLSIFSMLANVAMLVSLVVIYQYIVRDIPDPRNLPLAAAWKTYPLFFGTAVFAFEGIGVVLPLENKMKKPRQFPVILYVGMTIVTILYISLGVLGYLRFGTDIQASITLNLPNCWLYQAVKLLFSFGIFFTYAVQFYVPAEIIIPPLVARVSERWGWLVNLLLRVALVCVTCVLAILIPRLDLVISLVGSISSSALALIFPPLLEIATYYSEGMHPLVIAKDIAISLFGFVGFVVGTYEALVELVAPAATVVNATTVLLQ, via the exons ATGTCCACCCGGCGCCTCCGCAGCGAGGACTACAATGACTACAGTTCCACAGATGTCACTCCAGAGGGGAGCCCTCCCGACGGCATGAATGGCTTCGCCCACCCTGAGTCCTACCAGCGCTTCGGGGAGACCAACGGGACAAC GTGGTACCAGACGCTGATCCATCTGCTGAAGGGGAATATTGGGACGGGGCTGCTGGGGTTGCCTCTGGCTGTGAAGAATGCTGGTATCCTG ctgggtcCTCTGAGCCTGCTGGTGATGGGAGTCGTGGCTGTGCACTGCATGGGCATCCTGGTCAAATGTGCCCATCACTTCTGCAACAG GTTCCAGAAGCAGTTTGTGGACTATGGAGGTGCTGTGATGTATGGGCTGGAGGCAACTCCCAGTGCCTGCCTGAGGACACATGCCATCTGGGGAAG gcGTATAGTGGGACTTTTCCTGATCATCACTCAGCTGGGTTTCTGCTGCGTGTACTTTGTCTTTCTGGCGGACAATCTGAAACAG GTTGTGTCTGCTGCAAACGGAACCACCAATGACTGCAGCCCGAACAGGACGGTGGTGATGACCCCCACCATGGACTCCCGCCTGTACATGCTTTCCATCCTGCCTTTTGTGGTGCTGCTCACGTTTATCCAGAACCTCAAGGTCCTGTCCATCTTCTCCATGCTGGCCAACGTGGCCATGCTTGTCAGCCTTGTTGTGATCTACCAGTACATCGTCAGG GATATTCCTGATCCCAGAAACCTGCCTCTAGCAGCAGCCTGGAAGACCTACCCTCTGTTCTTTGGCACTGCAGTCTTTGCTTTTGAAGGCATTGGCGTG gtGCTGCCTCTGGAAAACAAGATGAAGAAGCCCCGTCAGTTCCCAGTCATCCTCTACGTAGGGATGACCATTGTCACCATCCTGTACATCAGCCTGGGTGTCCTGGGCTACCTGCGCTTTGGGACAGACATTCAGGCCAGCATAACGCTCAACCTGCCCAACTGCTG GCTGTACCAAGCTGTCAAGCTGCTCTTCTCCTTTGGGATTTTCTTCACCTACGCCGTGCAGTTCTACGTGCCTGCCGAGATCATCATCCCTCCCCTCGTGGCCCGGGTGTCGGAGCGCTGGGGCTGGCTGGTCAACCTGCTCCTCAGGGTGGCCCTGGTCTGTGTCACCT GTGTGCTGGCCATCCTCATCCCGCGCCTGGACCTCGTCATCTCCCTGGTGGGCTCCATCAGCAGCAGCGCCCTGGCTCTCATCTTCCCCCCGCTGCTGGAGATTGCCACCTACTACTCCGAGGGCATGCACCCCCTTGTCATTGCTAAGGACATCGCCATCAGCCTCTTTGGCTTCGTGGGCTTCGTGGTGGGCACGTACGAGGCGCTGGTGGAGCTGGTGGCACCCGCGGCCACCGTGGTGAACGCCACCactgtcctgctgcagtga